The proteins below come from a single Triticum aestivum cultivar Chinese Spring chromosome 5D, IWGSC CS RefSeq v2.1, whole genome shotgun sequence genomic window:
- the LOC123123444 gene encoding protein LURP-one-related 15, producing the protein MDAVPALAVVDARFCAGDEAALAVAKTLSMSGNDFTVTDAATGALLLRVDGVLFSLRRRCLLADAHRRPVLTVQESALVMNTRWKVFRGDSTSRRDLLFTVVKPSVIQLRWSTKVSVFLASNDAEQSPDFRITGSYHDGACSVSLGESDTLIARIDRRSTVVSALLGKNAYSVTVNPGIDYAFIVALAVVLDEMHYQ; encoded by the exons ATGGACGCGGTGCCGGCGCTGGCGGTGGTGGACGCGCGCTTCTGCGCGGGGGACGAGGCGGCGCTGGCGGTGGCCAAGACGCTCAGCATGTCCGGCAACGACTTCACGGTCACCGACGCCGCCACGGGCGCCCTGCTGCTGCGCGTCGACGGCGTCCTCTTcagcctccgccgccgctgcctcctcgcCGACGCGCACCGCCGCCCCGTCCTCACCGTGCAGGAATCG GCGCTGGTGATGAACACGCGGTGGAAGGTGTTCCGCGGGGACAGCACGAGCCGGCGGGACCTGCTGTTCACGGTGGTGAAGCCGTCGGTGATCCAGCTGCGGTGGTCCACCAAGGTCAGCGTCTTCCTCGCCAGCAACGACGCCGAGCAGTCCCCCGACTTCCGGATCACCGGCAGCTACCACGACGGCGCCTGCTCCGTCTCCCTCGGCGAATCCGACACCCTCATCGCCAGGATCGACCGCCGGTCCACCGTGGTGAGCGCGCTGCTGGGCAAGAACGCCTACAGCGTCACCGTCAACCCCGGCATCGACTACGCCTTCATCGTCGCGCTCGCCGTCGTCCTCGACGAGATGCACTACCAATGA